From one Apium graveolens cultivar Ventura unplaced genomic scaffold, ASM990537v1 ctg9189, whole genome shotgun sequence genomic stretch:
- the LOC141705644 gene encoding putative mitochondrial protein AtMg00310 codes for MEGSNKGIRWLSWEKMCNAKEGGGLGFKELSKFSIAMLEKQGTNPSYMWRSILAAQEVVRQESRRKIGDGEQTNAWNNNGY; via the exons ATGGAGGGTTCGAACAAGGGAATAAGGTGGTTGTCCTGGGAAAAAATGTGCAATGCTAAGGAGGGAGGGGGATTGGGGTTTAAAGAATTAAGTAAGTTTAGCATTGCTATGTTAGAAAAGCAAG GAACAAACCCATCATATATGTGGCGAAGTATTCTTGCAGCACAGGAGGTTGTAAGACAAGAAAGTAGGAGAAAGATAGGGGATGGAGAGCAGACCAACGCGTGGAATAATAATGGATATTAG